The nucleotide sequence ttttccatttaaagGCAGAAAGAAGTTTGGACTTCACTTTGCCTAGCAATATTGATGTGCTTAAGATTTCTGAGTGGGAGAGTGATATTGTGCATTAAGGAGATGCTTTTGGAAGTAATATATAAAGTGTGGAGAGACTAAATTATGATATCATATCCTAAGATTCAAGCTACGTCCCTGATTCTCAAGTTTCTTAGCCAAATTCTCAACTCGTCCTGAAATTCATGAAAAACATAGAATTACAGACAATTATGACCCTCAACTGCCTACTTGCTCTGTCCTTCCTCAGTCTTCCCTACTTCCCTCACTGATTCTTTAAATAGATAGCCTAGTTCATGGGACATTGTTTCTTAGTTCTCTGGTATGATTTAATCTGGCAATTTAAGAGGCAATATTCTGGCAATTTAATATCCCATGAGGTGTTTTGTGACTGGTTTCCATGATTTCCCAGTCCTCCCCtctccatttctttaaaaaaggtactgagggggcggctgggtggctcagtggattgagagtgaggcctagagaggggaggtcctagtttcaaatctgatctcagacacttcctagctgtgtgaccctgggcaagtcacttaacccccattgcctaagcccttaccactcttctgccttggagctaatatagagtattgactccaagatggaaggtaagggtttaaaaaaaaggtactgaattatgtctccattttctcaaggTCCCTCATtcagctcttttgcctttgatTGTAGCATGTTTTAGATCAGAAAGGATCTAGAAAAGGTCCCAcacagaaatggaaatggaaacgAGAAGAAAAATCATAGTTCTAAACTTTTAAAACCCCAAGGAATGTCGATTGCATACTGACTTAGAGTACAGttaattttctttcccaaatTCTGTTCCTTTTTGTGCTTCACTGGAACCTCCCGCTTTTCTTGTCTGCATCTGGTATGTCCCAGGGGCAATAAGTTACCGCTGACAAAATTCTTATTAAAAGAGGAATCATATCtgttctgaaaaaaataattaactaaagaaaagaagaaaagaactacAAAGACTTAATTTCCTAAGGAAAGAGAATTGCAAATTCAGATAATGGTTGGCATATAGGGAGATACATTAATTACATGGttatattttgtcatttaatGAGCTTATGCTGAATATTGAATAAAAATTATCCTTTGTGACTACATCTCAATGAAACAGGTGACTGATGGGAAACATAATGTAAGATGTGATAACTGCttgcaaagtggatagagtgctggacctggagttaggaagacctgaattcacattTGATCTTAGACAACAGCTGTGACTCTTAGGTAAGTAATTTACTCTCTATTTTGGTTTTCTCAGCTGTAGAATATCATAATAACATATACCTCCTGGGGTTATTGTGATAACCAAGCAAGATTATATTTGTAAGGTACCTTacatatctaataaatattttttccttccttctgaaaCCAAAAATGATTAAGGCAGTAATTCTACAGAGTAATGTACAGTAGGATTGGATATCAATATTCCATTTCAAAAAGTagaactcatttttctttctccttttttttcaacACTTGGAACAGGGCCCAAGAAAATGGAACCAAAGAATAATTCTGTTGTGTCTGAGTTCATCTTGCTAGGACTGACCAAATCTCCGaaacttcaaattttcttcttcctcggATTCTCTCTGGTATATATTGGAATTGTATTAGGAAACCTGCTAATCTTGATCACTGTGACCTTTGACTCACGTCTTCACACCCCAATGTATTTCCTGCTGGCAAATCTCTCTTTAATTGACATGATCTTGGGCTCCTTTGCTACCCCAAAGATGATCGTGGACTTTCTCCGAGAGCACAAGACTATCTCCTGGTGGGGATGTTTCTCCCAGATGTTCTTTATGCACATCCTTGGTGGGAGTGAAATGATGCTGCTTGTTGCCATGGCAATAGATAGATATGTTGCCATATGCAAACCCCTCCACTACATGACTATTATGAACCATCGGGTACTTCTGGGACTGGTATTGACCTCTTATGCAGTTGGTTTGGTGCACTCATCAAGCCAGATGGCTTTTATGTTGAATTTGCCATTCTGTGGACCCAATACAGTGGACAGCTTCTTCTGTGACCTTCCCTTGGTGATCAAACTTGCTTGTAGAGACACTTACGTGCTACAGCTCCTGGTAATTGCTGATAGTGGACTCTTGTCCCTCATTTGTTTCATCCTTTTACTCTTCTCTTACACAGTTATAATATATTCTGTTCGGCATCGAGCTTCTGGTGGGTCttccaaggctctttccacttTGTCAGCTCACATTACTGTGGTAACTTTATTCTTTGCACCATGTGTCTTCATCTACGTGTGGCCTTTCAGTAGATATTCTGTTGATAAGATACTTTCTGTGTTTTACACAATTTTCACACCCTTACTGAATCCCATAATTTACACACTGAGGAACCAAGAGGTAAAGGCAGCCATTAAGAAAATAAGGAATCAACATATAAATTCCAAACACAACTTGTAATTGAGAGTTCTGAATAATTTTCTTCTGTAAtggcatataatttggcaaataAACTCTTCTGATAGAGGTTCTTTCTTTGGTGATTTGAGTACTTTGATTTGAGTAccaaaggaatgattttttttttactttttgtgatgcctgaaatatatatctttttctcaaattatattagCACATATGTTGCTTGATGATGAAGCTCTGATCCTCCTATTAAGTCTTGGTGAAGATCTCCTCTATATTGAaatgagatgagagagagaaacaaaaaagtgtgtgtgtgtgtgtgatgtttgCTGGAGGTAAAGACTTGAAGTCACTTCTCCCTTAAAGTCTTCATCAAAGAAAACCATTTTAGGGTATCAGAAACTTACTTCAGAGAATCATTTTTCTAAGGTTTCTAAGGATATATTCCTGTCCTAGGATTTTGGACTTTCCAGCAGGAATGTCCTGAAGCCATCAGCATACTTTTCCTTTCACATCTTTCCATGGTTAAATATCAGTGATTTCTTGGATATTATGCAACATAAATTTTACTAACTCCTTGTATAAAATCCTCTTTCCCAGGTACTCTTTTTCACTGAACCATCTGTTATCTGTAAGAGTCTTATCATCTTGAAGTACTTAACATGGATTAGGTCTACTCCCATACCTGTACTCTTTTTTAAGGCCACCTACACCCAATCTATCACCTTAACTTTAAGACTCTTCCATACTTCAATAACACAAAATTCTACCATCATTCACATACATATCACTTCCCTACCTTGAGAAATattccctttttaatttattaaaaatttaatatttagggggcagtttggtggctcagtagattgagaaccaggcctagagatgagacaTCCTagattctaatctggcctcagatgcttcctagctgtgtgaccctggacaagtcacttaaaccccattgcctagccctttctactcttctgccttggaaccaatacacagttttgattctatttttttaaacctttaccttccatcctggaatcaatactacatattggttccaaggcagaagagtggtaagggctaggcaatgggagttaagtgacttgcccagggtcacacacctaggaagtgtctgaggtcagatttgaacccaggacctcctgtctctgggcctgaatctcaatccactgagctacctagttgcccccatagtattgattctaagatgaaaggcatgggtttacaaaaatgaaataaataaaaatttaatattttatttttcccaattactcagtaaaagtaaatttttacatttaaaaattttcttttagttCCTGAAGTGTTTCAATAATGACAaatcatgaaggtattaaagatgtattcaaaagatgATGCcaatgagcaaagtgttcatggatCAACCTTATCTGGATATATTAGTAATAATTCACATGATTGATTTTACTGGATCCCTCTAATTTGTTCAGAAAAATTGGCTGGGGCTAACACTTAAAATTTCTATTAGCATTCTAGTAGCTGTACCTGGAGTTCTGAAAGGCTCAGGCAGATGGAAAGAGATCACAACAGTTCAACATTAACATctgaattagttttttttttctttttttttttaacccttgtactttggtgtattgtctcataggtggaagattggtaagggtgggcaatgggggtcaagtgacttgcccagggtcacacagctgggaagtggctgaggccggttttgaacctaggacctcctgtctctaggcctgactctcactccactgagctacccagctgccccctgaattagTTTTGACCAGGGTTGGGGAACAAGTCTGGAAGAACTTTCAAATAAGCTTCTTCCTTGAAACCTGGCTGAATAATTGTGTTACCATCAGTTTCATTATCTTTGTAATTGGACTTGTAATATTATGTAAAAACTTCTGGTGTTTTCTATGTTTACAGGATAGCCTGAGACCCCCAATGATGTCAATGATATATTAAATGGATCAGAgacaagctctctctctctctctcagacttGTCTCCCTGACACTATGCTGCAACTTTCTCtgtgttttgttattttctctatgTGTTGACTTCCCCTCTCTTAAATCCCCTTCCCATTTGTTTTCCCAGTCTTTGGCTTCCCCCCTAGGTGATTAGAATCCACATGCCCTTTAAGaatactcttttattttaaaaaaagtttttctattttttttttacagattacatATTgacacaattttcaataatcattttctaacatttcatgatctatgttctctctcccaccctttcACCTTTCCCAAGAtagcatgtaatatgatataagttgtacacatgttattatgcaatacatatttccatgtccattattttatgaaaaaagataatgcttacactagagaaaaattggaaataaagcaTAGATTTTGTCAGTttatataaaaatctttccaagttccctaataatgataaagttcttaggagttacaagtatcattttcctacatagaaatgtaaacagtttaacctgattgaattccttatgatttctctttcctgtttaccttttccCTTatgtcttgtatttgaaagtcagttattttttattcagctctgatcttttcatcaggaattatTAAAGGTTCTCtttttcattgaatacccattttcccTCAAATGATTATAGTCAtttgggtagatgattcttggttttaatcctagttcttttgccctctggaatatcatatcctAATTCTTTTACTGCTTTAATgaagaagctgctaaatcttgtgttatccagACTGTGGTTTCATGATAATTGAATTGTTCCTTTTTGTCTGCTTCCTATACTTTCTTCTGGGCCTAGAAGCTCAGGAATTTGAACATAATATTCCTAGAAGCTTAAATTTTGTGATATCTTTGAGGAGATGatcaatgaattctttcaatttctattttaccctccaGTTCTAGAATATTAGTGTAGTTTTCctagataatttcttgaaatatcgTTTCTGACCTCTTTATTTAAATTATGGCTTTCAGATTGTCTAAAAATCCTTAAGTGGTCTTTCCTCAATCTTTTTTTCAAGTCAGTTAtgtttctaatgagatatttcatattttcttctttttatccttttgtgTTAGTTTTTATTGTCTCTCTGTGCATCATGtaatcattagtttccactttccaattctcattttttcaaatatattttattttcccaattgtatctaataacaattttcaacatatgttttccaaaattataaaatccaaattgtcttccctcctccctgtcagagatgataagcaatttttatctgggttttacatgtattattatataaaatacacGTCTATATTGATCATTGTCatgagagaatattcatataaaaccaaaatcccaaaataaaaccataaataaatatggaaaataatatgctttgatttatatctgactctaacagttctttctctagagatggatagcattcttttcataggccttcagaattgtccaggataaTTGTATTGCTATGAGTAGCTAAGACTTTCATACTTGATCCTCATACAactttgctgttactgtgttcaatattctcctggttctgctaacttcagtctgtatcagttcatgtagctctttctggcttcttctaaaatcatcttcttcatcatttcttatagcacaatggtattccatcaccaacatataccacaatttattcagccattctccagttgatgggcatccccttaatttccaattctttgccaccacaaaaaagctgctatatacatatatatacatacaaatatgtgtatatatttgtacaacTAGAATATTTCCCCTTTCTTATATCTTTGGCAagcagactcagtagtggtattataggatcaaagggtatgcacagttttatatctctttgggcatagttccaaattgccccacACACAAGGCTTAAATCAGTTTATAACTCAACCAACAATGAAAGtgtcccaatttcaccacatctctccagtatttatcattttcctatactgtcatattgaccaatctgatagatgtaaggtggaacctcagaattattttaatttgtatttcttaggggcaactgggtggctcagaagattgagaaTCAGTCCtagggataggaggtcctaggtttgaatctggcttcaggcacttcctagctgtgtgatcctgggcaagtcacttaacccccattgcctaaccctgctcttctgccttggaaccaaaacacaatattgattctaagagaaagaaagggttttttaaattgcatttctatgatcaagagtgatttagaaatatttttttcatatgactattctatagatttgatttcttgatctgaaaaTTGCTTGCATACTCTTTTGTCAATTTaggaattatttgtattcttataaatttgacttgtaattgtgttcatataattcctgcttttgtcttggcaagtagattgtcaagtatttatattgtttagtgttattttaaatgaaatatttctttctgtGTCTTGTTGCTAaaatttgttggtaatatatagaaatgctaatgatttatgtgagtttattttgtgttctacaactttgctaaagttttacttattttaactagttttttagttaattctctaggattctttaataCGATTACATTATCTGCAAAGACtgttagttttctcattgcctactttgtaTGTGATTGGCTGTTATAGTCACCAAATGAAAATTGGTAGTTTTGCACAATTCTAGTTGTTAACCAATCTGATTAGTATTATAACTTTGACTATATTGCAAAGAGTTCTTTAGAGTGTGGGGTTATAAGTATATCTTATTGCTGCTTATTATTGGCTTAAAATTATAACCTTTCCATTCTCTCTACTGATCTCTAGTGCTCCCAGTCCTCTCCTCCAGAAAACAtcttaaaataactaaaaatcatTTGTGCCTCTGCTTTGCCTGTGTTCTTTTCCTCATCCCTTTCCCACTAAAAATGCTAGTTTTCTGTGCTGGCCATATTGGTTGCAAACAAAaagtaggaaataatattttctctcctttctttctagaTCCTTGAAAGAAGAGTTTTGCATAATCAGAGAAGTACTATATTTTAAGAATGAGAAGGCGAAACATAatgatagctgatatttataCAGCAGCTAATTCTTTTCAAGTCATTTTAACATTGTCATAACCCTCTGTAGAAAGGATTTGGGAATTCagtattatcattttatagattaaaagtTAAGGCTCAGACTTGCCTCTGGTTACAAAAGTTAGAAAATATCACCCCTAGGCTTTGAATTTAGGTCACTTTTGATTCCAGAGTCTCTATTCTTTCTACCTAACCACAATGCTCTTCTATACCGATACATATGTCTCTCTTGGTCTTAATACTCCATGATTCTGTGAGATGTTGAGATTCTCTTTGAATCAGGTTACAGCatatcaacaataataataccttGGGATTTAATTTTTCTGACTGACCTCCAGTGATGAAGATTTTGAAACAAAACACATTTGTTTTCATAGGATCTCACAGATTCTTGATCACTTTAAATAGTTTACTTTTTTCATTGCATGATAGAGTCTTGTTGCTGTGTGATTTAGGAATGTCATTGCATGGTGGAGGTTTGCTGATTTGTGTTGCTACATGATGTAAGTATGTTGTCACACAATAGAGGTATGCTGTATCATTTATTTCATGTGTGTTATTTCATGATGGAAGCATGTTATTGAATGGCAAATGTGTTCAGCATCATTGTGAATTGAATGTATGATGTTATATCATGGATTTATAACATTGCATGACTTAGACCTGTATTTGCCATTGTGTGACTGAGTCATGTTATTTGTGCATTATTTCATGGTGGAGGCATATTGTTGCATGACAGGCATGTTGTGTCACTGCATGGTGAATTAGAGTCATTGTATTATGTTGAGACGGCATTGCATGTCATTGCACAAAGATATGAATCATCTCATAaaatacatgtgtcattgaataATAGAGACATTGTGTGGTATGATAGAGGCATGTCAACAGACAATGGAAGTTCTAttaaatcaataatcaattaaataataattaagtaaatgatcatttaattaattattaatgattaataataataaatttaaaatctggGTCATTGTGTGTCATTGTATGCCAAGGGTATTGATTGTACTCATTTAGTAATGGAGGTGTGTCATTGTGTGTTGGAGACATGTTTTGCATAACAAAGAATTTCATTTTGTGGTATTTCCATGTCATTATGTATTA is from Gracilinanus agilis isolate LMUSP501 chromosome 2, AgileGrace, whole genome shotgun sequence and encodes:
- the LOC123234134 gene encoding olfactory receptor 4K13, whose translation is MEPKNNSVVSEFILLGLTKSPKLQIFFFLGFSLVYIGIVLGNLLILITVTFDSRLHTPMYFLLANLSLIDMILGSFATPKMIVDFLREHKTISWWGCFSQMFFMHILGGSEMMLLVAMAIDRYVAICKPLHYMTIMNHRVLLGLVLTSYAVGLVHSSSQMAFMLNLPFCGPNTVDSFFCDLPLVIKLACRDTYVLQLLVIADSGLLSLICFILLLFSYTVIIYSVRHRASGGSSKALSTLSAHITVVTLFFAPCVFIYVWPFSRYSVDKILSVFYTIFTPLLNPIIYTLRNQEVKAAIKKIRNQHINSKHNL